A stretch of the Enoplosus armatus isolate fEnoArm2 chromosome 13, fEnoArm2.hap1, whole genome shotgun sequence genome encodes the following:
- the LOC139294890 gene encoding histone H1-like isoform X2, which yields MAEVAPAPAAAPAKAAKKKVSKPKKTGPSVGELIVKAVAASKERSGVSAAALKKALAAGGYDVDKNRARVKTAIKSLVIKGTLVQTKGTGASGSFKMNKAADTKAKKPAAAKKAAPKAKKPAAAKKPAAAKKPKTAAAKKPAAAKKSPKKVKKPAAAKKVAKSPKKVTKSPKKKAAKPKVKKAAPKKK from the exons ATGGCAGAAGTAGCTCCAGCTCCGGCCGCCGCCCCGGCCAAAGCAGCCAAGAAGAAGGTATCCAAGCCGAAGAAGACCGGCCCCAGCGTCGGCGAGCTCATCGTTAAAGCTGTGGCCGCGTCCAAGGAGCGGAGCGGCGTGTCCGCGGCCGCCCTCAAGAAGGCTCTGGCTGCCGGAGGCTACGATGTGGACAAGAACAGGGCCCGCGTCAAGACCGCGATCAAGAGCCTGGTGATCAAGGGGACTCTTGTCCAGACCAAAGGGACAGGGGCCTCCGGCTCGTTCAAGATGAACAAGGCGGCGGACACCAAGGCCAAGAAGCCCGCAGCAGCCAAGAAAGCGGCTCCTAAAGCCAAGAAGCCCGCAGCAGCCAAGAAGCCCGCAGCGGCCAAAAAGCCCAAGACAGCGGCAGCCAAGAAGCCAGCAGCCGCTAAGAAGTCTCCGAAGAAGGTGAAGAAACCCGCAGCGGCCAAGAAGGTCGCCAAGAGCCCCAAGAAGGTCACCAAGAGCCCCAAGAAG AAGGCTGCCAAGCCCAAAGTGAAGAAGGCAGCACCCAAGAAGAAGTGA
- the LOC139294840 gene encoding histone H1-like: protein MAEEAPAATPVKAPAKAPKKKAAPRPKKDGPTLPKLIVSAVSESKERKGMSLPAIKKSLGGKGVDVIKSNKRINIAVTNLVTKGTLSQTKGTGASGSFKLAKKEPKAAEPAKKVVKKKTPVKAKKPAAKKTAAKKPAAKKPAAKKPAAKKAAVKKSPKKAPAKKAVKKPAAKKTPKKTPVKKLKTVKKPAVKKAPAKKVAAKKSKK, encoded by the coding sequence atggCAGAAGAAGCTCCAGCAGCGACCCCGGTGAAAGCCCCGGCTAAAGCCCCCAAGAAGAAGGCGGCCCCCCGGCCCAAGAAAGATGGACCCACCCTCCCGAAGCTGATCGTCAGCGCCGTGAGTGAGTCCAAGGAGCGGAAGGGGATGTCGCTGCCGGCGATTAAAAAGAGTCTTGGCGGTAAAGGAGTCGACGTGATAAAGTCCAACAAACGCATCAACATCGCGGTGACTAACTTGGTGACCAAAGGAACCCTGAGCCAGACTAAAGGGACCGGGGCCTCCGGCTCGTTCAAGCTCGCCAAGAAGGAGCCGAAAGCCGCCGAACCTGCGAAGAAAGTGGTGAAGAAGAAAACCCCCGTGAAAGCCAAGAAGCCCGCTGCCAAGAAAACAGCGGCCAAGAAACCGGCGGCAAAGAAACCTGCAGCTAAGAAACCTGCAGCcaagaaagcagcagtgaagaAGTCCCCGAAGAAAGCACCGGCGAAGAAAGCGGTGAAGAAGCCGGCAGCGAAGAAGACTCCTAAGAAGACCCCCGTTAAAAAGCTGAAGACAGTGAAGAAGCCCGCTGTGAAGAAAGCTCCGGCAAAGAAAGTTGCAGCTAAGAAGTCCAAGAAGTGA
- the LOC139295702 gene encoding histone H4 translates to MSGRGKGGKGLGKGGAKRHRKVLRDNIQGITKPAIRRLARRGGVKRISGLIYEETRGVLKVFLENVIRDAVTYTEHAKRKTVTAMDVVYALKRQGRTLYGFGG, encoded by the coding sequence ATGAGTGGACGAGGCAAGGGAGGTAAAGGACTCGGTAAAGGAGGCGCCAAGCGTCACCGCAAAGTGCTCCGTGATAACAtccaggggatcaccaaacccGCCATCCGCCGTCTGGCTCGCCGCGGCGGAGTCAAGCGTATCTCCGGTCTGATCTACGAGGAGACCCGCGGTGTGCTCAAGGTGTTCCTGGAGAACGTCATCCGTGACGCCGTCACTTACACCGAGCACGCCAAGAGGAAGACCGTCACCGCCATGGACGTGGTCTACGCTCTGAAGAGACAGGGCCGCACCCTGTACGGCTTCGGAGGCTAA
- the LOC139294890 gene encoding histone H1-like isoform X1 yields the protein MAEVAPAPAAAPAKAAKKKVSKPKKTGPSVGELIVKAVAASKERSGVSAAALKKALAAGGYDVDKNRARVKTAIKSLVIKGTLVQTKGTGASGSFKMNKAADTKAKKPAAAKKAAPKAKKPAAAKKPAAAKKPKTAAAKKPAAAKKSPKKVKKPAAAKKVAKSPKKVTKSPKKVVKKAPAAKKTPVKKAAKPKVKKAAPKKK from the coding sequence ATGGCAGAAGTAGCTCCAGCTCCGGCCGCCGCCCCGGCCAAAGCAGCCAAGAAGAAGGTATCCAAGCCGAAGAAGACCGGCCCCAGCGTCGGCGAGCTCATCGTTAAAGCTGTGGCCGCGTCCAAGGAGCGGAGCGGCGTGTCCGCGGCCGCCCTCAAGAAGGCTCTGGCTGCCGGAGGCTACGATGTGGACAAGAACAGGGCCCGCGTCAAGACCGCGATCAAGAGCCTGGTGATCAAGGGGACTCTTGTCCAGACCAAAGGGACAGGGGCCTCCGGCTCGTTCAAGATGAACAAGGCGGCGGACACCAAGGCCAAGAAGCCCGCAGCAGCCAAGAAAGCGGCTCCTAAAGCCAAGAAGCCCGCAGCAGCCAAGAAGCCCGCAGCGGCCAAAAAGCCCAAGACAGCGGCAGCCAAGAAGCCAGCAGCCGCTAAGAAGTCTCCGAAGAAGGTGAAGAAACCCGCAGCGGCCAAGAAGGTCGCCAAGAGCCCCAAGAAGGTCACCAAGAGCCCCAAGAAGGTGGTTAAAAAGGCCCCCGCAGCCAAAAAGACCCCCGTAAAGAAGGCTGCCAAGCCCAAAGTGAAGAAGGCAGCACCCAAGAAGAAGTGA
- the LOC139295284 gene encoding histone H3, translated as MARTKQTARKSTGGKAPRKQLATKAARKSAPATGGVKKPHRYRPGTVALREIRRYQKSTELLIRKLPFQRLVREIAQDFKTDLRFQSSAVMALQEASEAYLVGLFEDTNLCAIHAKRVTIMPKDIQLARRIRGERA; from the coding sequence ATGGCAAGAACCAAGCAGACTGCCCGTAAATCCACCGGAGGCAAAGCCCCCAGGAAGCAGCTGGCGACCAAGGCCGCCCGTAAGAGCGCCCCGGCCACCGGCGGAGTGAAGAAGCCTCACCGTTACAGGCCCGGTACCGTGGCTCTCAGAGAGATCCGCCGCTACCAGAAGTCCACCGAGCTGCTGATCCGCAAGCTGCCCTTCCAGCGCCTGGTGAGGGAGATCGCTCAGGACTTCAAGACCGACCTGCGCTTCCAGAGCTCCGCCGTCATGGCTCTGCAGGAGGCCAGCGAGGCTTACCTGGTCGGTCTGTTCGAGGACACCAACCTGTGCGCCATCCACGCCAAGAGGGTCACCATCATGCCCAAGGACATCCAGCTGGCCCGCCGCATCCGCGGAGAGAGGGCTTAA
- the LOC139294844 gene encoding histone H3 — MARTKQTARKSTGGKAPRKQLATKAARKSAPATGGVKKPHRYRPGTVALREIRRYQKSTELLIRKLPFQRLVREIAQDFKTDLRFQSSAVMALQEASEAYLVGLFEDTNLCAIHAKRVTIMPKDIQLARRIRGERA; from the coding sequence ATGGCCAGAACCAAGCAGACAGCCCGTAAATCCACCGGAGGCAAAGCCCCCAGAAAGCAGCTGGCCACCAAGGCCGCCCGTAAGAGCGCCCCGGCCACCGGCGGCGTGAAGAAGCCTCACCGTTACAGGCCCGGTACCGTGGCTCTCAGAGAGATCCGCCGCTACCAGAAGTCCACCGAGCTGCTGATCCGCAAGCTACCCTTCCAGCGCCTGGTGAGGGAGATCGCTCAGGACTTCAAGACCGACCTGCGCTTCCAGAGCTCCGCTGTCATGGCTCTGCAGGAGGCCAGCGAGGCTTACCTGGTCGGTCTGTTCGAGGACACCAACCTGTGCGCCATCCACGCCAAGAGGGTCACCATCATGCCCAAGGACATCCAGCTGGCCCGCCGCATCCGCGGAGAGAGGGCTTAA
- the LOC139295028 gene encoding histone H2B 1/2-like produces MPDPVKAPKKGSKKAVSKTVTKTGKKKRKTRRESYAIYVYKVLKQVHPDTGISSKAMLIMNSFVSDIFERIAGESSRLTHYNKRSTITSREIQTAVRLLLPGELAKHAVSEGTKAVTKYTSSK; encoded by the coding sequence ATGCCTGATCCAGTGAAAGCACCGAAGAAGGGCTCAAAGAAAGCCGTCTCTAAGACCGTCACTAAGACcggcaagaagaagagaaagaccaGGAGGGAAAGCTACGCCATCTACGTGTATAAGGTCCTGAAGCAGGTCCACCCCGACACCGGTATCTCTTCCAAGGCCATGCTGATCATGAACTCCTTCGTGAGCGACATCTTTGAGCGCATCGCCGGTGAGTCCTCCCGTCTAACTCACTACAACAAGCGCTCCACCATCACCTCCAGGGAGATCCAGACCGCCGTCCGCCTGCTCCTTCCCGGTGAGCTGGCCAAGCACGCCGTGTCCGAGGGGACCAAGGCCGTGACCAAGTACACCAGCTCTAAGTAA
- the LOC139295413 gene encoding piggyBac transposable element-derived protein 4-like: MAKRYTPREALDFIFDHDSDQEERSQVESEEALEEEVSEVEEDTEYNPEEEDPAEVVVSFWSKNGNFSWMSSPPERRGQLPSETVIRMTPGPTRYVISRVDDIKSCFQLFLTDSMVTIVMNMTNLEGRRVYGDTWKEVDPVNIEAYVGVLILCGVYRSRNESASSLWDADTGRAIFPATMSLQTFHILSHVIRFDDRHTRAACRQHDKLAPIREVWQKWVERLPLIYKPGPDITVDERLVGFRGRCPFKKYMPNKPPKYGIKIWACDAKTSYATVFSLVSKK; the protein is encoded by the coding sequence ATGGCCAAGAGATATACTCCACGTGAAGCTCTGGACTTCATATTTGACCATGACAGTGATCAGGAGGAGAGAAGCCAGGTTGAGAGTGAGGAGGCTTTAGAGGAGGAAGTGTCAGAGGTTGAGGAAGACACAGAGTACAACCCAGAGGAGGAAGACCCAGCTGAAGTTGTGGTCTCCTTTTGGtccaaaaatggaaatttttCCTGGATGTCATCCCCACCTGAGAGAAGAGGTCAGCTTCCAAGTGAAACTGTCATCAGGATGACCCCAGGGCCAACGCGATATGTCATATCCCGAGTGGATGACATCAAGTCCTGTTTTCAACTTTTCCTCACGGACTCCATGGTAACCATTGTCATGAACATGACAAACCTGGAGGGGAGAAGGGTTTATGGAGACACCTGGAAGGAGGTAGACCCTGTGAATATTGAAGCCTACGTGGGTGTGTTGATTTTGTGTGGTGTCTACAGATCCCGGAACGAATCTGCATCCAGCTTATGGGATGCGGACACTGGTCGGGCAATTTTTCCTGCTACAATGTCTTTGCAGACCTTCCATATCCTGTCACATGTGATTCGCTTTGATGACCGCCACACAAGAGCAGCCTGCCGTCAACACGACAAGCTGGCACCAATCAGGGAAGTTTGGCAGAAGTGGGTGGAGCGCCTGCCACTCATTTACAAACCAGGTCCTGACATCACTGTTGATGAGCGTCTCGTCGGTTTTAGGGGACGGTGCCCATTCAAGAAGTATATGCCAAACAAACCACCTAAGTATGGTATAAAGATATGGGCATGTGATGCGAAGACAAGTTATGCCACAGTTTTTTCACTGGTTTCAAAAAAGTGA
- the LOC139295027 gene encoding histone H2B 1/2-like has protein sequence MPDPVKAPKKGSKKAVSKAVTKTGKKKRKTRRESYAIYVYKVLKQVHPDTGISSKAMLIMNSFVSDIFERIAGESSRLTHYNKRSTITSREIQTAVRLLLPGELAKHAVSEGTKAVTKYTSSK, from the coding sequence ATGCCTGATCCAGTGAAAGCACCGAAGAAGGGTTCAAAGAAAGCCGTCTCTAAGGCCGTCACCAAGACcggcaagaagaagagaaagaccaGGAGGGAGAGCTACGCCATCTACGTGTATAAGGTACTGAAGCAGGTCCACCCTGATACCGGTATCTCTTCCAAGGCCATGCTGATCATGAACTCCTTTGTGAGCGACATCTTTGAGCGCATCGCCGGTGAGTCCTCCCGTCTAACTCACTACAACAAGCGCTCCACCATCACCTCCAGGGAGATCCAGACCGCCGTCCGCCTGCTGCTTCCCGGTGAGCTGGCCAAGCACGCCGTGTCCGAGGGGACCAAGGCCGTGACCAAGTACACCAGCTCCAAGTAA